One genomic window of Caldibacillus debilis DSM 16016 includes the following:
- the gcvT gene encoding glycine cleavage system aminomethyltransferase GcvT, protein MSALKRTPLFPLYADFGAKTIDFGGWELPVQFSGIMKEHEAVRNRAGLFDVSHMGEILVSGEDAYPFLQRMLTNDLSRLKIGKAQYTLMANERGGTVDDLLVYRLGEREFLLVVNAANTEKDERWLTEHKTGDVAIENLSSRYAQLALQGPLAEKVLQKLAEDDLSALPFFGFRKDVSIGGVMALVSRTGYTGEDGFEIYLPPDEAPNLWRMILEAGAEEGVVPCGLGARDTLRFEACLPLYGQELSETISPLEAGLAFAVKVNKAEDFIGKAALAKELEEGPKRKIAGIEMLDKGVPRHGYRVLKDGREIGHITTGTHSPTLKKNIGLALIERDAAVPGTELEVEIRGKCLRARTVSTPFYRRNRQG, encoded by the coding sequence CATTGAAAAGAACCCCCCTTTTTCCGCTCTATGCGGATTTTGGGGCGAAGACGATCGATTTCGGGGGATGGGAATTGCCGGTTCAGTTTTCCGGGATCATGAAGGAACACGAGGCCGTCCGCAACCGGGCCGGCTTGTTTGATGTTTCCCATATGGGGGAGATTCTGGTCAGCGGGGAAGACGCCTATCCCTTTTTGCAAAGGATGCTGACCAATGATTTGAGCAGATTGAAGATCGGAAAAGCCCAATATACCCTGATGGCGAATGAGCGGGGAGGGACGGTGGACGATCTCCTCGTCTACCGGCTCGGGGAGCGGGAATTTCTCCTCGTCGTCAACGCGGCGAATACGGAAAAGGATGAGCGGTGGCTGACCGAACACAAGACGGGGGACGTCGCCATCGAAAACCTTTCTTCCCGATATGCCCAGTTGGCTTTGCAAGGCCCCCTTGCGGAAAAGGTTTTGCAAAAGCTGGCGGAGGACGATTTGTCCGCCCTGCCCTTTTTCGGATTCCGAAAGGACGTGTCCATAGGCGGCGTGATGGCCCTCGTATCGCGGACCGGTTACACGGGGGAGGATGGTTTTGAAATTTATTTGCCGCCGGATGAGGCCCCGAACCTTTGGCGGATGATCTTGGAAGCCGGAGCGGAGGAAGGGGTCGTCCCATGCGGGCTCGGAGCGAGGGATACCTTGCGCTTCGAGGCCTGCCTTCCCTTGTACGGCCAGGAGCTGTCGGAGACCATCTCGCCCTTGGAGGCCGGCCTCGCTTTTGCCGTGAAGGTCAACAAGGCGGAAGACTTCATCGGGAAGGCCGCGCTGGCCAAGGAACTCGAAGAGGGGCCGAAAAGAAAAATCGCAGGCATCGAAATGCTGGATAAAGGGGTGCCCCGCCATGGCTACCGGGTCTTGAAAGACGGAAGGGAAATCGGCCATATCACCACCGGCACCCATTCACCCACGCTGAAAAAAAACATCGGACTGGCCCTCATCGAACGGGATGCGGCCGTCCCGGGCACGGAGCTGGAGGTGGAGATCCGCGGCAAATGCTTGCGCGCCCGGACCGTTTCCACCCCCTTTTACAGAAGAAACCGGCAAGGATAA